Proteins found in one Sardina pilchardus chromosome 11, fSarPil1.1, whole genome shotgun sequence genomic segment:
- the LOC134096021 gene encoding transmembrane protein 271-like, with amino-acid sequence MKLSGKGLCTIVSGCLLFVCAISAVVVGFKCIALGSKVRAHFHLGTAAGAFYSGILVGLGQVLLGLALVCCKGKPGCRNFFLLGILVFLLGVLTAFSGAVLDGDTVSLVERKYSHYCLDSVDINPFCEQLKTYQRGLVVSTILNTLECVLGLMNLVIIKRYKTAQFYRRRHSRRQGTGPIIFSEEQDFSVAEFQPVSYINLGVFHVFDEAGVEVQCGGHPSIELPGYSPTDPELNHSYPFSYPLPNELPPAYEDIFPGEASNK; translated from the coding sequence ATGAAGTTGAGTGGGAAAGGACTGTGCACCATCGTCTCCGGCTGCCTGCTCTTCGTCTGTGCCATAAGCGCCGTTGTCGTCGGATTCAAATGCATTGCTCTGGGCTCCAAAGTCAGAGCCCATTTCCACCTTGGGACCGCGGCCGGGGCTTTTTACTCGGGAATACTAGTCGGACTTGGGCAAGTGCTACTCGGGCTGGCACTGGTTTGTTGCAAGGGGAAGCCCGGCTGTCGGAATTTTTTTCTCTTGGGGATTTTGGTGTTCTTGTTAGGAGTTCTTACCGCCTTCTCCGGCGCTGTGCTGGACGGCGACACGGTGTCACTGGTAGAGCGGAAATATTCCCACTACTGCCTCGACTCGGTGGATATAAACCCCTTCTGCGAGCAGCTGAAGACTTATCAAAGGGGACTCGTCGTATCCACCATTCTAAACACACTGGAATGTGTTCTTGGGCTTATGAACTTGGTGATCATTAAAAGGTACAAAACGGCACAGTTTTACAGAAGGAGACACTCACGGCGACAGGGCACGGGGCCAATCATTTTCAGCGAGGAGCAAGACTTTTCAGTGGCGGAATTTCAACCGGTGTCTTACATTAACCTGGGGGTATTTCACGTGTTCGACGAGGCTGGAGTTGAGGTACAATGCGGGGGCCATCCGTCGATCGAGCTCCCGGGCTACTCGCCCACGGATCCAGAGTTAAACCATTCTTATCCTTTCTCGTACCCTCTTCCGAACGAGTTGCCACCCGCATACGAGGACATTTTCCCTGGAGAAGCAAGTAACAAGTAG